The Longimicrobium sp. genome contains the following window.
CTCGCCCCGTCTCCAACCTCTGGCGCGCAGCGAAGGATCTACTGCGCGTACCGAGGGGCTCGTGCTGATCCACCGGCCTCTCGCCTCGCCGGCTAGATCCTTCAGTCGCCGCCAAGGCTACGGCGTGATCCACGAATCTGAGCAGCGGCTCCTTCAGGATGACAAATAAGGGTATCTCCGCACGCACTAACGCACTCACGCACTAACGCACTTCTGTTTCACACCCGCACCCAATCCGCGTACAGCGGAAACCGGTCGCACATCTCGCGGATCTCGCCGCGGACGGTGTTGGAAACCGTCTCGTCGTCGGGGGCGGTGACGACGCGGTCGATGAGCAGGGCGATGGCGCGCATCTCGTCGAGGCCCAGGCCGCGGGTGGTGAGCGCGGGGGTGCCGATGCGGATCCCCGAGGTCACGAACGGCGACTCCGTCTCGCCGGGGACGGTGTTCTTGTTGACGGTGATGCCGGCGCGGTCCAGCGCCTTCTCGGCCACCTTGCCCGTGACGCCCTTGCTGCGCAGGTCCACGAGGACCAGGTGGTTGTCGGTGCCGCCGGAGACGAGGGTGAAGCCGCGCTCCATCAGCCCTTCCGCCAGCGCCCGCGCGTTCTCGATCACGCGGCCGCTGTAGACGGAGAAATCCGGCCGCAGCGCCTCGCCGAAGGCGACCGCCTTGGCGGCGATCACGTGCATCAGCGGGCCGCCCTGCACGCCGGGGAAGATCTGCTTGTCGACTGCCTTGGCGTACTCGGCGCGCGACAGGATCAGGCCGCCGCGGGGTCCGCGCAGCGTCTTGTGGGTCGTCGAGGTCACCACGTCCGCGAAGGGGACGGGGGACGGGTGGTGCCCCGTCGCCACCAGCCCGGCGATGTGCGCCATGTCCACGAACAGCTTGGCGCCGCTCTCCCGCGCGATCTCGCCCATCACCTCGAAGTCGATCTGCCGCGGATACGCGCTGGCGCCCGCGACGATCACCTTGGGCCGCACCTGCATCGCCTGGTCGCGCAGGGCGGAGTAGTCGATGCGGTGGTCGTCCGGCCGCACGCCGTACGCGGCCACCTTGTACAGCCGCCCGCTGAAGTTTACCGGCGAGCCGTGCGTCAGGTGCCCCCCCTCGGAGAGGTTCATCCCGAGCAGGGTGTCGCCGGGCTCCATCAGCGCGAAGTAGACGGCCATGTTGGCCTGCGCGCCGCTGTGCGGCTGCACGTTGGCGTGCTCGGCGCCGAAGATGCGGAGGAGGCGCTCCTGCGCCAGCCGCTCCACCTCGTCCACCACCTCGCACCCGCCGTAGTAGCGCTTTCCGGGATACCCTTCGGCGTACTTGTTGGTGAGCACGGAGCCCATCGCCTCCAGCACCGCCCGGGAGACGAAGTTCTCCGAGGCGATCATCTCCAGCTGGTGCTCCTGCCGGGCGGCCTCTTCGCCGATCAGGCGGTGGATGTCCGGATCTGCGGCCCTCAGCGCGTCTTGCATGTCTCTCTCCGTGCGGCGGCGGTCGTTCGGAAGCGCGGGAAGTTAGCGCGTCCGCCGCCGCCGGTCGAGAGCGGCTCAGGGCGAGATGATGTCCAGCCAGGGGAAGTAGCTTCTGTACCGCCGCGTATCGCGCGTGAGAAGACGCATCTGGTGAACCGATGCGTGCGCGCCGATGTAGAAGTCGGGCAGCGGCGACCGGCGTTCACCGCCGCGTCTGCGGTAGGCCAGATGGCTCTTCCCCGCCAGGAACGCCGCCTCGTACGGGAGCGGATCACGGCGGAACCGCGAAGTCGGGAGCAGGTCGTCGAGCTCTGCGACCTGGGCAAACTGAACCGACACTTCGGCGTAGATCACCGGGTTGATCACCAGCTCCGATTCCGCTTCGTAGCGGTTCAGCGCCTCCGTCGACCAGTCACTCCACGCGGGATCATCATTCAGGAAGTCTAGGAGCACGTTGCTGTCGACCAGAACGGCGCTCACTCGTCACCCCGCGTGAGAGCCATGACTTCGTCGGTGGTCATCCCGCCCTTGAGGCTGCCGCGGATCGAATCGAGGTACGAGCGAAAATCCCCAGATTTCTTCCAAACCTTGCGCACCAGCACCCCGCCGTCCACGACGGTGAGTTCCACCTCGCTGTCCGGCAGCAACCCTAACTTGTCGAGCATGTGCTGCGGAATCGTAACCTGTCCGTCCGCGCCGATCTTCATCTCTCTCGCCCCTGGTGGTGTGGAAGACTTGCAAGGAGTTTAGCTTGCTTTCACCACAGGTCAACGGCTCGCCGAAAGGTCGTTTTCGCGATGGCTGCACAGTACCGGAACCGCTCATTGGGGATCGCTCGGCCCTGCTCCCGTAGGATACTCAGACGGGTGCCTCCGGGTTCAGGGGACCAGATAGGCGCTGCGCGTCGAAGCCTTCCTGGCGGATGCGGAGGTCGTAGTACAGGACCGTGGTCACCGCGCTGACGAACGGATAGACGAGGCAGACCACCACGCCGAGCAGCGGATCCATGTACCGCGGGTCGAGCCCCAGCCCCATCGCCACCACGATCGCGAGCATGCCCCCCAGCAACGCCACGCCAAAGATCGCCCACGCCGCCACGACCGTGGTCAGGATGTGCACCATGAAGCCGTTCGTCAGCGCGCGGGAGCGTCCGTACGATGCGTAGGCGCCGGCGCCTTCCAGCACGACGGCGGCGGGCATGGCAAAGGTCCACGCGTAGAAGATGAACGCGGGCCCCACCAGCATCAGGAACCCCACTACGAGCAGAATCCCCTGGAAGATCGACGCGCCCAGGATGCTTCCGGAGCGGCTCACGACCTCGCGTACGCTCCGCCTGACGTCCGTCTCCCCTCCCGTGTAGATGTCGGACACGACCGCCATCACCGCGGTACTCGCCGCCAGCATGAGGAGGCAGCCGATGATGCCGACTACGACGCTCCGCTCGGGCAGCACGAGCATGATAAGGATGCCCGGGACGAGGAAAACGGCCGAGGCGAGCACCACCACGTCGTAGTGCGAGAGGATGATCTGGAACGCCGCATTGAGGATCTCCCCGGGGCGGCGGGCGCGGGGCTGAAGGGCCTGCATGGCTTTCCTCGTGCTGTGAATCCTTGCGTTACGAGCCTACGCGCCGAAGGGTAGTGCATCGGACTCCGCGTCGTCCATCTTGCCCGCGAGGAATTCCACGTCGAAGCCTTCCTGCCGGATGCGCAGGTCGTAGTAAAGCACCGTCGTCACTACGCTGATGAACGGATAGACGAGGCAGACCAGGATGCCGGAGAAAACGTCCGCGAACCGCTCGTCGATTCCCCCCGTCTCGAACACCGCGCTGAGCGCAAAGATTCCTCCAAAGAACACCACGCCCACGATCAGCCACGCAATCACGAGCGTGGCCAGGATGTGGCCCACGTACCCCTTCGCCAGCGCGCGCGACCGCCCGAACGAGTCGGTGGCCCTGACGCCTTCAAGGATCACGACGGCCTGCATCGCGAAGCTCCAGGCGTAAAAGATGAACGCGGGCACCACGAGCAGGAGGAGCCCTATCACCAGCAGGACTCCCTGCAGGATCGCCGATCCCACGACGCTGCCGAAGCGGCTGGCGACCTCGGTGATGCTCCGCCTGACGTTCGCTTCTTCGCCCGTGTAGATGTCGGACGTGACCACCAGCACCGCCGTGCTCGCCGCGATCGTAAGGAGGCGGTCCGCGATGCCCGAAATGGGGTGCTCCTCGGGGAGCGCGAGCATGAGGAGGATGCTCGGGACGAGGAACACGGCCGAGGCGAGCAGCACGACATCGTAATGGGCCCGGACGATCTGGAACGCGGCGTCCAGGATCTCGCCGGGGCGGCGAGGGCGGAGCTGGGGAGCCTGCATGGTCCTCCCGGATTTGGGGATGGTTTCGCGCGCGGGTGGGAAAGCAGATGATAATACGGGACGGGCGGGCAAGAACAGCGGATCACAGGCTTCGCGATGGCGCCGTCAGGCCGGCGGATCCAGCGTCCAGAGGTGGCAGCGCGCGGTGACCGTCGTGCCATCGGGCGCGGGGAGCTCGATGTGGCGGACGGGGCCGGCGGCCTCGGCGTAGCCCTTCACGGCCAGAGAGGCGCCCATCACCTGCTCGTCGCGCGGGAGGGTACGCAGGACGTCCTGGCTGAGGAAGACGACCAGCTTGGCGCGCGGGCGGGTGATGGCGACGTTGAAGCGGTTGGGGTTGAGGAGGAACGACGCCTCGCGCTCCGCGTACTCCCGGTCCGCCACGGCGT
Protein-coding sequences here:
- the glyA gene encoding serine hydroxymethyltransferase — encoded protein: MQDALRAADPDIHRLIGEEAARQEHQLEMIASENFVSRAVLEAMGSVLTNKYAEGYPGKRYYGGCEVVDEVERLAQERLLRIFGAEHANVQPHSGAQANMAVYFALMEPGDTLLGMNLSEGGHLTHGSPVNFSGRLYKVAAYGVRPDDHRIDYSALRDQAMQVRPKVIVAGASAYPRQIDFEVMGEIARESGAKLFVDMAHIAGLVATGHHPSPVPFADVVTSTTHKTLRGPRGGLILSRAEYAKAVDKQIFPGVQGGPLMHVIAAKAVAFGEALRPDFSVYSGRVIENARALAEGLMERGFTLVSGGTDNHLVLVDLRSKGVTGKVAEKALDRAGITVNKNTVPGETESPFVTSGIRIGTPALTTRGLGLDEMRAIALLIDRVVTAPDDETVSNTVRGEIREMCDRFPLYADWVRV
- a CDS encoding type II toxin-antitoxin system VapC family toxin; its protein translation is MSAVLVDSNVLLDFLNDDPAWSDWSTEALNRYEAESELVINPVIYAEVSVQFAQVAELDDLLPTSRFRRDPLPYEAAFLAGKSHLAYRRRGGERRSPLPDFYIGAHASVHQMRLLTRDTRRYRSYFPWLDIISP
- a CDS encoding AbrB/MazE/SpoVT family DNA-binding domain-containing protein; translated protein: MKIGADGQVTIPQHMLDKLGLLPDSEVELTVVDGGVLVRKVWKKSGDFRSYLDSIRGSLKGGMTTDEVMALTRGDE